The Maniola jurtina chromosome 1, ilManJurt1.1, whole genome shotgun sequence genome has a window encoding:
- the LOC123866128 gene encoding uncharacterized protein LOC123866128: MGKRKAEEREAKIRKKIRKLEKKLAPTRRRIMRLPSSSSDENNDVNQSENDALCDPLSVYFDTTAVRDDERPDIMSATALPGTAVETTVLQDSGADSAVPGPEGSTDPELDGSILSLLGDAPENNSELGLPIHKDIATRWQEILQKGLKEDIKKDLIKLYPIPNNLEILIPPILNPEVKAALTEPLVKRDFAIFHRQKQTGIALSALGKSVDSIVNDPDKNLQNIEIKSALLRPISDACRILCDLYQLETKRRRTHIINSINNKMKDIVMDTVPGKYLFGDNISEKLKTAQGINRSGQILKVIPNKTPFSNSNKNTMTATPSNVKSLNQRTPYRKTAARSYMGKQRLQDRAAPATVATSSRQRHYRRSPPPPPPRRQRQQRY, translated from the exons ATGGGAAAGCGGAAAGCAGAGGAAAGAGAGGCAAAAATTAGgaagaaaataagaaaactggaaaagaAATTGGCACCAACAAGAAGACGTATAATGCGTTTACCTTCCAGCTCAAGTGACGAAAACAACG ATGTCAATCAGTCGGAGAATGACGCATTATGTGATCCTTTGTCGGTGTATTTTGACACCACGGCCGTACGTGACGATGAACGTCCAGACATCATGTCAGCGACGGCATTACCTGGAACAGCTGTCGAAACGACAGTTTTGCAAGACAGTGGTGCCGATTCTGCAGTCCCAGGTCCGGAGGGAAGTACTGACCCTGAACTAGATGGTTCAATTCTTTCATTGTTGGGTGACGCCCCTGAGAATAATAGTGAATTAGGACTACCTATACATAAGGATATTGCCACTAGGTGGCAAGAGATTTTGCAGAAGGGTTTAAAAGAAGACATTAAAAAAGACTTAATCAAATTATATCCTATACCcaataatttagaaatattgATACCGCCAATCCTAAATCCCGAGGTAAAGGCAGCATTAACAGAGCCTCTAGTAAAACGGGATTTTGCTATATTTCACAGACAGAAGCAGACCGGGATAGCATTGTCTGCTCTTGGCAAATCGGTAGACTCGATAGTAAACGACCCcgataaaaatttacaaaatattgagATAAAATCAGCCTTATTAAGACCGATTAGCGATGCCTGTCGCATTTTATGCGACTTATACCAACTTGAGACCAAGAGGAGAAGAACtcatataataaattcaataaataataagatgAAAGACATAGTTATGGACACAGTGCCAGGAAAGTATCTTTTTGGTGACAATATATCAGAAAAGCTCAAGACAGCCCAGGGTATTAATAGATCTGGGCAGATTTTAAAGGTCATACCAAATAAAACACCCTTCTCTAATTCAAACAAGAATACAATGACGGCTACACCTAGCAATGTTAAGTCTTTAAACCAGAGGACCCCATATCGGAAAACAGCTGCACGTTCTTATATGGGGAAACAACGACTGCAGGATCGTGCAGCACCAGCAACGGTGGCAACAAGCAGCCGCCAGCGACACTACCGCCgcagcccgccgccgccgccccctCGACGTCAGAGACAGCAGCGCTATTGA